The nucleotide window GACCTCTGGTATTCCGGAACTGAAACGATAAACACTGTGACaaaaacaccttggagctcaactccccgggacactgccacaacccctaaatgtcaggaggcaccaagacagaaTTCCCGTCATAATGATATCGGTCCGATTTCAAGATACCCGCGTGACCCAAAAAAAATTGAGTGAAAAAGAGGAGAgtgaagtcaaaacatctacgtcaggagtcctcaccagagcgacgaaagggataaggagtaaaaagaattcctactctccgatatataactagactcaaaatagtttttttctagactcaacaacagtagcggttcgatcaatcaagggggctcctaaggtcggtaaggctctgataccaacttgtagcgcccaagatgcgattctatcccaatcacgtgatgaattcatgattggggcacaaccgcatttcgagcgcttagcaaggtggatatcattacaacataccatgtactgaatagatgagaatacaagataaaggcttacactcgccacaagctacaacatcaatacaacagttcatcaatacatagcaatcatcatacagaagagcaggatccgactacggatgaaatcaaacgaaaaagaagaacgacatccaccctgctaacCCTAGGCTCCCCGACCCGGAACCTTTTCCTTGATTGAAGAAGTAGAAGAACTCCAACACAAGCAAGCATCGCTCTCACGTCAGACTATCGCTTACCTGTACCtgtaactgttgttgtagtaatctatgagccacgaTGAGTCAACAATCCCATCACCATGGGTATCaggactagcaaagcttaatggatagggaatggataagtggtgagaCTGCAACAAGCGGCTAAGCATTGTATgatggctaacttacgagtacaagaataagatgagaaactatacaatggtcgcaaactagtaatgatcaagaagtgatcctaaactacttacggtcaaacataacccaaccgtgttctcttctcgaactcaTCCAAAAAGAGACAGTCACGGTTACGCATGCGGTAGGTGTATTTTAGTTGAGTTTAGTTCAAGtccactacaaccggatattaacaaattcccatctgccacataaccacggacatggctctcgaaagtttaaaccctgcaggggtgtcccaacttagcccatgacaatctcacgatccgcggagacaatgCTTCATCGCGGGACATCCGATCAAACTCGggatcccggtgcacaagacatttcgacaatggtaaaacaaaaccagcaagaccacccggtGTGTCGATACCCTGATAGGAGCCGcgcgtatctcgttctcaggacaaCACCGTCTATGCTAAGTGGACGGTAACCAAAATACCATCGAGTTGCCCCGAGGCGGCACCGCCGACTGCTAGGTAGGTGGACcaacatagtcgaacgaatcctcaccaTCGCAACGATACCGGAACtatcaagaagaagcaacaccgaaaagaagcaaacaacatggtaaaccaacaagcataatcatggcatgatgcataatcaagtatgatgcatgtccggtttaatggggcatggcatggcaaagtgcaacaaacaatactacaagttaagtggagctcaatatgcaacgagttgcgtattgacgaaacaccacattcgaaTTATTTAGTTTGCTCTCGTTTATGTATCTagcaatattaaatgttattaaacatggcaaggggtgaagcataataaaactacctatctaggcaagtttaaatgaggccggaaacaacaaacaacaattccggaaaatccccatatgcatattttagatttggtattgttctgccctaaaccatattttagagttgttaaacatgcaaagtaatgccaccatgttaaactatgcatttttctatcccattcacatataaagattattaaatttggagctatggttattttgttatgaaataaaccattttaacatGACATTTATGCTAAttaaatgcaaacaacattttaaacatggatgagaGTAGCATATTGTGAAGCTAGATGAAATTttaagcattttacatatttaaatcatttaatccgatgcacagttaatgagttattatatgcatgaataatgagggtttttctgtaaaacaACAGTTCACTGGATAATAGGCAAATTCGCAACAAGAGAAAAAAACACTATACGGGCCAAATCTAAGGAGAGGCCCAGCAAGGCAACATGCGCAACATAACTATCAGACGCACAAGCACAATATAGTGGAGGTGCTGGGCTATGCTCACATCGGGCCATTGGGCCGAAAGCGGAGAAGCGGCTGGGCCGGATCTGGCGATGAGAAGACGCTGCTGGGCCTCGGCGCCCTCGTGGCCCAGGAACGGGTTGACGGAGTAAATGGGCGGGCGAGCGGGACTTGGCGCTGTCGTCGCTTGCGGCGGCTGGGCGCTGGCTCGCTGGACTCGCTCGAGTCAATGCGGGCGCGTGCGTCTGTGGACGAAGAAGGCAGCAGCGGGTGAAGCAGGGGAACAATGGCACGATGCAGGGGCTCCGGCAAGGTGGCCTAGGTTGGGACCGGCCGGAACGGGACTGGGATGGCGGTCTTAAGGAGCATGCGAGGCGGGGCGGCGCAACAACGCAGGCAGAGGCACGGGAAACGGCAAGGATGCGCAGATCCGGGGTCGGAAGGCGAGCTCTGGTCGTATCCAGGGCGAACGGTGGACTTGGAGCTCCAGGCGTCGGCGTCCATGGCGGCTTGCTCGTTCGTGTCCCTGGAGACAGAGGTAGAGAGGTGGGGCGATGGAGAGAGCGAGATTCGGAGGGAGGTAAGGAAGAAGCACGGGGTGGTCTCCAAGGCCGACGGCTCTCCGACGAGTCGAGGCGGGGTTGagggcgacgaggagaagcaggagGGGCTTGGGCGAAGGCAGGGAGGAGGAGCTCGACATGGGGCTCCTCGGGCACGAAGTGTGGAGGCGCGTCACTAGATGGATGGATGGTTGCAGCTGCGGGTTGGGTGGCGGCGGAAATCCAGGGAGGTGGTCGGAGCCATCAGGTTGGGGTGGATCGATGGATTGGTTCGGCATGGAAATCGAGGAGGGAAGCTAGCGGCTGCGGGTGAAGACGGAGGAGATCCCAATGTAGATGGTGAgaagagtggcggcggcgggtgaggggatGGATGGGACAGCCTAGGTTCTAGGGTTAGGCTGTTATATAGGTAGGTTGGATTAGGGGGAGGGGTTAGCTGgaccctccgatcgtaatcggacggctCGAAAAAATAGGCTAGGAGAGTCTAACAAAGAACCGAAGCtattttagggatgtttgggaAAGATATTTTAAGGCTTCTGAAGCGTCGGTCTCGGGTCGTCACAGCCTCCTCCTCAGAGTACCCAAGAACCATCGCCTCACTTTTGGCAAAGTTAATCGTGAGACCCAACATCTCCTGAAAGCAGAGAAGGAGAAACTTGAGGTGCCGAATATCCTCGTCCGAGCCTTCCACCATCATGTTGGTGTCGTCCGCATACTGGAGGTGGGTCAAACCTCCGTCGCCCACGAGATGGGGGCAAATCCCCCTAATGTGGCCAGCGTGTTTGGCCAAGTCTAGGACCGTTGCCAGGGCATCGACCACAAGATTGAAGAGAAATGGGGAGAGAGGGTCCCCTTGCCGTACTCCCTGGCCAGTCAGGAAGTACGAGCCGACCTCCCCATTTATGTTGACAGCCGTGCGCCCACTTGTAACAAGCTGCATAACCCGAGCAATCCAGTGTGGGTCGAAACCACACTTCATCATCACCTCTCGAAGGAAGGACCAATGTACAGTGTCGTACGCCTTATGGATGTCAATCTTGAGGAACACCGCGTGGAGGTGTTCGCTCGACTTCATGAATGACCTTGTGGAGAACGAGGATCCCATCCAAAATATATCGGCCTTTGATGAAGGCCGTCTGGTTCAGATGGTGGATCCGGGGGGCAATCAGGGCCGCCCTAGTGGCGTACCCCTTGGCCAGAATCTGAAAAAGCACGTTGAGAACTGTGATAGGCCGGAACTGCCGAATGTCTGCCGCACCCGGGACCTTCGGGATCAAGGAAATGATCCCGTAATTGAGGCGGGAGACGTCCAATGTTCCTCGAGAGAGCTCAAGGAACAGGTCGAGGATGACATCCTTGACCATCGGCCAGAATGCCTGAAAGAAGCGGACCGGCAGACCATCGGGACCTGGGGCCGAGGCCGGGTTCATTGCTTTCACAAAAGTCTCGACCTCAGTGGCATCAAAGGGAGCGAGGAGAGCAGCATTCTCCGCTGGGGAGATTTGTTGGCTAGGTGTCCATATGTGGTCCGCTAGGGAGACACCACCCCTAGTTCGCCCGGCAAATAGCGACTTATAGAATCCGTCCACATGGGCCCGGATCGCTGGGGGGTCCTGAAATAGCTGGCCTCCTTCCCATAAAAGGGGAATGGAGCAGCGTCTACGACGGCCATTAGCAATGGCCTGGAAGTAGGCAGTGTTGGCATCACCAAACAGCACCTAGTTCATAGAGCCCCGCTGGCGCCAATACTCCTCTTCTTTAGAGTAGATGTCCATAAGAGAATCTTCGAGGTTGTATCTATGAGCCCATTCTTCTGCAGAGATGCCCGATGTGTCCGCAAGTGATCCTTTTTTGTGTGTTAACAATAATGAAGACTGCTCTTAATCTCCGAATCATGTAAATGTAGAACCATACATAGCTCCATAGTCCTGCAAACTTGCCACATCCACTGGATTCAGGTTTACACCCAACTCAAGTCCAAATATGCCTGAGGCAAAAATTTACAGTTTTTGCCATTATGGTCAAATATACAGTACTAGCTAGTTTGAGGGATTTAAAATAATCCAGTTACATCAAACATCAAGTACACTACAATTCTAGAAAGGGGGAGGAATAGGTCATAGCAGAGACTGGACAAGCCACCGCCAGAAACTAAGAATAgaaataaactaaaaataaaaaaggagCCACACACCACAAAAAATCCAAGTTTCCCACTTTCTATTTGTATTACATAATAGCAATAAAGTAAATCAGGATACTAGGGGAAATGGGTATACAAAATGATCACCTGCCTTGACATTTTGATAGGCGTATAAGAATCGCAGGCTTTACTGCCACTGTTTCATATGAACAGAACTGCAGTGCACACTAATAATCAAACAGAAACAGGTGCCGCTGGAGTTTACCTATGCAGGATCCACACTGCTCTCCTCTTCCTGCGGGCTATGACAACATGAGATTGCCAGCACTATATGGATTGCAACATATACCAGCACGGCGGTCACTAGTGCAACGACATACATAGACGTCTTCCACCCCCTGCTGGAGCCTGCTGCGTAGGCCACTAGGAGAGCGAGCAAATCCAGCACAATCGTCGTGTTCATGACCTTGAGCGACCATTTCTTCTCGTCCTTCCACTCCAGTAGCAAAATGATGATAACAACAATGGACGCCACGAAGGACGTGGAGTTGCTGTAGAAGAAGGCGAGGTAACGGTGCCTCTGGTTGTCATGCATGATTGGGTTGCCCGCGTCGTATCCATTCCCACTGTGCTGCCAAGCTCCGCCTGGTGGATCTAGGCCGGCCTGGTAGGTGACGCTTGCCACCAAGATTCCTAGCAGCATCAGATATTTGCGCATGACATGTTTTTCCTTTCCTGGTGTACAACTGCTTACCTCAATGGGCTCCAGTTCACCGGCCGTGTCTTCAGGTATGTTGTTCCTTTCCTTCAACAAGAATACCAGGAGCAGTAAAGCTATAACGACGAGGACCACAACCACCAAGACGAAAATGTAGATGGATGTTTTCAGATGTTGCGTGCTTCCGGCAGCATATGCTCCCATCAGACCAAACATGCCCGCCCCTGTGCAAACAGCGAGTGCATAGCTTCGAATCGCAGGCCTGTATAGATGTGGGTTCACGAGCAGTATGATCAGTGCGATGGACAGCATGAAGCTCACCGTGTTGCAGTAGAAGAAGGCTGTGTAACGCCGGGGAAAGTTGTATAGGAGGACTGGATCCCCAGCGTGGTGCCTGCTATCATCTTGGAGCCGGAAACCGCCAGGAGGGGTCAACCCAGCTTGATAAGTGATGGTTGCGGCCAAGACTGCGAAAAGGAGCAACCGCTTGCGCCTCTTCTCCACGGACTTAATTTCTTCTTTGGTGGGGTTGGTGGCATGGTTCAGTGTGAAGAAGACAACATGGATCACTACATAGACCAGGACGGCGCCAGCCAAGGCCATGGCATAAATGGAGGTGGTCAAGTCCCGAGAGCTTCCCGCAGCATATGCTCCGATGAGGCCAAACAAGTCCAGTATCATGGCTgcctcgagcacgtgtgtctgGAGCATAACCTTGCTTTGGACCAGGATGATGGCCACCAAGGAGGCTACGAAGGCGACAGAGTTGCAGTAGAAGAAGGCCTTGTACCTCTTAGCGTTCACGGTGAGGAGGATCGGGTCACCAGCCATGTGGCCGTCCCGATTACCCGGCCAGAAGCCACCGGGAGGATCCAGCCCTGCTTGGTAAGTGATGGTTGCGGCAAGAGTGGCTAGTAACAGTACAAGGGAACGAGCATGCTCCGCTGCGACCCTATGTAGTTGGGGAGCAAAAGAGGTCAGTTAAAGCCAATGATttgcagaggaggaagaagaataagaaaaggGATGTGCTCCCGTAGTACCTGCTGTCATTAGTCTCCAGACCTGGTGCTCTTGTTATTGCTCTTGACAAGCTCCCTGACACCGAACGATGGAAGCTTTTGATTTTGGTCCAGAACCTGGTATCGCTTGCAGCTTTTATGGTACCTTGAATAACTGCAACTTGCAGCAATGCCATGAATGCCAGGACGGCAATAACCAGGCTGCCCACATAGAAGTTGGTGTCGGTCTCCCTGCAGCTGCCTGCGGTGTATGAGACGATGAGGCTGATCAGCGCGACGGCGATGAACCAGTATGCCTCAGTCACACGAGGTTTTCTGTCCAGAAGCACCACAATGATGAGCAAGGACGCCACGAACGCCAGGGCATTGAAGAACAAGAACACCGTCAGGCGCTTGCCGTGGCTGTCCTTGAGGATCGCGTCGCCAGGGCTGTGGCCGTTCTCACTGTTGTCCCAGAAGCCGCCTGGCGTGCTCATCCCGGCAACGTATGTCACGCTCACCGCGAACGTCGCGAGCAGCATCAGGACCTTTCGTAGCCGTTTCTCATGCACTGCGTCGATGTAGCTGTGCTTGTCTTCTGGCAACGAGGCTAGCACCATCTGAAGAGCAAGGTAGGCAACGACGGCAACCACCAGCACCGAGGAGAAGATGGTCGTGGGCTTGTCGCGGCATGTCCCGGCAGCATAGGCTCCCATGACGCTTAGCAGGTCCACAAGCATGACCGCCCGCAGTGGCAGGAGGGTGACGCggttcttctttttctcttccaTGAGGGTGAGGAAGAGGATGGCGAGGATGATCACGAGTGACGAGGCAAATGCGGTGGCGTTGCAGTAGTAGAACACCAGGTACCGGTGGTAGCTGGTGGTCCGGATAATGGAGTCGCCTGCGAATTGGCCCGTGGCGTCGACAGTCTCCTGCCAGACGCCCCCCGGTGGGTTGAACCCCGCGGCATATGTCACCGTGGCCACCAGCGTTGCCAGCAGCAGGATGTACTTGCTCAGGTCGAGCATGAGCTCGTAGCTCTCGATCACCTCCTCGGGTTGGCTGCTTCCATTTGCAGGAGGCTGAGTATCATGGGGCTGGCTGTTTCCATTTGTTGGATTGGTGGCAGGAGGGCAAGCATCCAGCGCGGGGCCGTCTACTGTGATATCATGTGAACTGTTGTGGCGTTTTTGCTCGGCCGCCATTTGCGTAGCAATTGGTGCCTCAGCTCGACTGAATCTGTCTTCAATATATAGCTCACCAGGCAAGCTTGCTCATCAGCATGACAACCTGGCATAACGTCACCATATCATAACATAAAGGAGCAACGCGAAAGAAAGACGGTATTGCAATTATAGATAGCACCCTTGGATCAGCATCCGACGGATATCGTTCATCTTCTCGAGGAGACCACTTCCTGCTGTATTTATATATTCATATTAATTAAGGTAGAAAATTGCTGGTAGCTGGAGCCGAAGCTGGTTGCCACCACATGCGTAACCTCATCGTGGTTAACAAatggggaggcccaaggggggcgctcATGGTGAATTGGTGATATTATCATGTGTCCCCACTTCACCATTAGTATTGATAGAACTGCTTGATATGTCGCCGTGAATCCGTGATGGGGCGAGGCGAAAATTCCTTCCAGGACAGGAAGATAGCGACACAACACGAAAGAGACTATTGGTGCAGCCACCAGATGCTGAATCCAAATAAAATACACCCATTCCTGATTCGAAAAATTGCACTGTAACTTTCTTGTGGTTTCGTAGGCGGTTTACTGGATAAAACTAGAATGCTAGTCACGTATCTTGAACAACTGTACGGGAACTAGGATACGTGTCATATTTCTCAAAACATCGTTAGTCCCCCAGGAATATGGATGCACCTCAACACCAAAGTTCAAGGCATCTCCAGTTTGAATCCTGAACATATTTCAGTTCTCAACTGCAACAAAGGTGTGCAATGCATATGTGAAAGGCCGAAGCTAAATCGTCAAATAGCATGGTTGGACACTTGCACACTGTACGAAACCCGAGTGGCTTCCACGTTTCTATATTCTTGGGCCTCCATTAGACGACAACCATGACAAAAGAAGAGAAGTCTGCAACTAGTCTCCATGAACATGCAGCCATGCTTCCTCGGTTCCTCCGTCATTTGAAAGTATATTTGTTGCTTTGCGCAATTAAGTAGGCGCACAGGCTGTGCAAGTATCGAAATTAATTATGGCTACCACTGGGTGTGTTGACAGTCATATGAGATGATGTATTCAAATTCCATGCATGGCTTTGTTTCCAACAACCAAAACAAGCCGAAAATAAAGTACTCCTACATGGCAGCTTTTTCTTTGCAGGGAAAGCGCGCTGTCACTTCGGTGGGATGAAAGACTGAAACAACGTAAGACAACGCGTGAGGCACGACTCCGCGTCGTGGAGCGCCACTCGGGATGGTTTATCTCATACCCGCCCTTGTTGTGACCAGAAGTGGATGATATAGAATGTGGATCTCTTGTCTTGGGGTCACGTAAACTAAGCGATTTCAAGCTCAGACAGCCGGATTATGCATGCGGGGGTTAGGCAGCTGTCTCGAGTATTGACTATTCCCCATGAGTTGATGATGCGGGTGTTAAGATTCTTTGACCGAGGTTAGGATTGCCACCAGCAGCTGCCTCAACAACCATCTTTCTGCCACCTGCAAGGGAGGAGCTGGCTATTGTGCATTGTGTTAAACTTGAAGTGAGCCCATTGAAAATCAGCAAATCCTTCACTAGGTCAGTGTTTTTTTTTTTACGAAAAAGCAGCATTGAGCTGTTTTCAATAATGTAGATGGAGCAAGTCTGGAACGATTACAAAGCTGTAGCCTTTCCTAAGAGAAAACTAACAGATGACAGAGAAGCTAGCTGTCATAGCAGCTGCAACAACAAGCAGAGGTAAAGTTAACACCTGACTGGAATAGTGTTCACTATTGTTTATTTCTGGTGGATGAAACATGACGCAGCTGTCATCCTTAGTCCCTGAGCACTTGCTTAATTGGTTGCCAAACATCATATTCCATGCGTATGTTTGTTGGTAAGAGGCTAAACATGCGTCACGAAGATTCGGATCAACTTATTCGAGCATCAGCAATGTACTTCTTGGGGGTATTAAGATGAGGCCCACATCAATTTTCTAGTAACTTTTTTTGCAGGAAATTTTTCTAACTTGTTTTGTGGATTTTTTTCCTAATTATTTCGTCTCACTGGATTTGAAAATATTTCTTTTCTTCGTCTTGTTTACTTTAGGTCGATAGGGAGGAGATGCGACGGCGATGGGCCTGGCATAAGACCGCTCTTTGCAATAGACCAAGTTTTTTTATGTTCTATATATTTGAATTCGATATTAAAGATAATGGTTGTTCTATATATTTGAATAATGTTTTATGGCTTCACACTCATTGTGAACAGGCTATTCATTTTAGATCTTGAAGGTGAATATGTCTATATTATAAATGTCAAGAGGCTTAAGCCTAACAATCTGAATGCAACTTATTTTTGAAATTGTCTACTTGGTCATATAAGTATGAAGCGCATAAAGAAGCTCCATGACGATGGACTTCTAACTTCGTTTGGTTTTGAATCATTCGAGACGTATGAATTTTGTGTACTTACCGAAAAAGACTTTCGCcctgctttatatataaagcaaagaTCAACATCATCCGAAACAAACGCACGCCCACACCACACACACCCAAGGCAGGATACAAAAGCGCTGAGCGCAGCAACACCACCCCTAGCACACTACCACGAAGAGATGAAGCCGCATACAGCGAACCGTGGACTCCAAGGCGGCACCTTCAGGAAGGATACGACACCGGAGTGCCGCCACCGCCAGATCCAAGGATCAGAGTTTCCCCCGGAGTCGCATGACGGGCGGTGAGAGCCGCGACGACACCTTCAAGAAGGGAGCGAGCTTCGCCATCGTCGGTCCGTCCGAAGATAGAGCAGGTTTTCACCCCGGTCTACACTCACCGCCACCGACCGCTACACCCCGGCAACCACGCCGCCCACACGGCCATGATCACCGGGCAGCGCCAAGACACGGGCTCTGCCCAAGAGCACCGTGCACTGccaccagggccgccgccccAGCATCCAAGACCTTGAAACCACCACACCCGAGACCCGCCGCTACCCCAACCAAAGAGACGAGCAGAAAAGGAGACGCCTTTGCACCCCTGGCCCACCCCAGCGTCGAGACCCAATAGGTCGGCCAACACTGGCATCCATCGACCCATCCTGCAGCCCGGAGCGCGAGACGAGATCGGTCCTGCAGCACCGTGGGGCGGGGACGGAGTCAGTCCTGCTGCACCGTGCGCGAGACGAGCTCGGTCCTGCGGCACTGTGCGCGAGACAACCTCGGTCCTGTTGCACCGGGCGCGAGACGAGCGATGGACCGCAGCTAGGAAAGGGCCAGCCCTCCAAAGGGAGTAACGACCGAGCGCCGAGGAGATGGAGTGAAGGCCGAAACGGTCCGATCGCAGACAAGCCGACGCCGGAGAAGCAGGTCGCCGCCGCAAGAAGATCCGCCAAGCCAACATGGTGCCGCCACGACACCGGGAGTCCACCACCGCCGGACCTCCACATGTCGCCGCCCACGGCCGGAGCAACGGCCACGCCTGGCCGCTGCCCTACCCGCGTCGCCCGGCACGCTCATAGCGCCGGAGCCGCCGGGCACGCACCACCGCCGCCACACGCCGCCGACCGACCCCCACCACCAGATCCGGCTGGATCTAGCAAGGGGCCGACCGCGCGCCACCTCCCGAGACGGGAGCGCCGCAGCCGCCCCGCCACGCACGAGCCCCAGGGCGCCGGCGCACCGCCACCAGCCCGCCGCCCTGCGAGCCCGCCGCCGAGCCGCTGGACCCCGCGAAGACCAGCGCCGCAGCTCGAGGAGACCGCCCCACGCCGGTGTCCCACGAACAGGGGGGAGAAGGGCCCCCCGGGCTTTGCCCGACGAAGCTCGCCGGCGACGGCAGGGGGAGGGGAGGAAGGAGGGTTCGAGGCTGCAAAGGAACGGATCACCCCCCCACCCCCGGCGCACGCGGGCGCGCCGCGAGGGGATTggtgggggaggggggaggggggagcaGGGCAAGCCTGGAGGCGCTCGcccggcggccggcggcggcggaagcaggcgaggaggccggcggcggcgggggaggaaCCCTAGCGGGGGAGGAGCTCGGGGGAGGAAATACGGGACTGTCAGCCACCTCTCCCACGTTTAGTGTCAATTCTGTGTACTTGGCAAGCTGACCAAGACACCTTTTGCAAAGAGTTGCAAGAGGGCATCCGACTTGTTTGAACTCATACATatagcagatatggatatatctacttgatgagGCACAAGTTGAAAACCTTTGAAAGTAGAGAATCAACTTGGCAAGATGATCAAACTTCTGCAATCAGATCATGGAGGCGAGTATCTGAGCCAAGAGATTGATGATCATCTGAAGAGTCGTGGAATAGTCCACAACTCACTCCCCTGGATACACAGCAAAAGAACGGTGTGTCAAAACGGAGGAATCGTACATTGTTAGACATGGTTCGGTTGATGATGAGCCACTCAGATCCATCGTTTTCATTTTGGGGTTACGCTCTAAAAATGTGCATCTAAATACATAGATAAGAGACCATATGATATATGGAAAACATCAcagtttgtcttttctaaagatttaagGTTATGAGGCATATTTCAGGTGACTTCAGTCGCATAAGTTCATACCCAAGTCGGGTAAATGCATAATTGTGGGATATCCTAGAAAAATGCATATTGTAAAAGTTGGTGTTAGGTGAAATGCCAAGATGTATGGAGTCTTGCGCAAGAGATCAGGCATCCTGCAAGTGTGAAATGCAGTTCCAGTGCCATCTCGCTGTAGGTGATGCAGAGCTATGTTCTAGAATACCCCAGGTACGTACTATGATTCTTTTTTTTCTGAAAGTGACCATTTCTGGCTTTCATTTCATAAGCAGGGAGAGAGCGGAAAACGGGTGCTGATCAAGCGATCAGTGGATTGTAAGAGTAAAATACACTGCCAGCTTAGCGGGCTCATAAGCTAGCGAATCAGCCTGATCGCGATATCTCATGGCACGTCCCCGAAGGGGTGCTCGATGCATTTGGCTCCGGCAATCCTCCATTGCTCCATGTCCCGACGGCAGGCTTCAGTGATGTTGATCACGCTTGGAGTCTTCCCCGAAGGACAAAAAGGAAGGCATCTACTCAGGAATAATGGACATTCACCCAGCTCCTCAT belongs to Triticum urartu cultivar G1812 chromosome 7, Tu2.1, whole genome shotgun sequence and includes:
- the LOC125524489 gene encoding uncharacterized protein LOC125524489, whose protein sequence is MAAEQKRHNSSHDITVDGPALDACPPATNPTNGNSQPHDTQPPANGSSQPEEVIESYELMLDLSKYILLLATLVATVTYAAGFNPPGGVWQETVDATGQFAGDSIIRTTSYHRYLVFYYCNATAFASSLVIILAILFLTLMEEKKKNRVTLLPLRAVMLVDLLSVMGAYAAGTCRDKPTTIFSSVLVVAVVAYLALQMVLASLPEDKHSYIDAVHEKRLRKVLMLLATFAVSVTYVAGMSTPGGFWDNSENGHSPGDAILKDSHGKRLTVFLFFNALAFVASLLIIVVLLDRKPRVTEAYWFIAVALISLIVSYTAGSCRETDTNFYVGSLVIAVLAFMALLQVAVIQGTIKAASDTRFWTKIKSFHRSSTRVAAEHARSLVLLLATLAATITYQAGLDPPGGFWPGNRDGHMAGDPILLTVNAKRYKAFFYCNSVAFVASLVAIILVQSKVMLQTHVLEAAMILDLFGLIGAYAAGSSRDLTTSIYAMALAGAVLVYVVIHVVFFTLNHATNPTKEEIKSVEKRRKRLLLFAVLAATITYQAGLTPPGGFRLQDDSRHHAGDPVLLYNFPRRYTAFFYCNTVSFMLSIALIILLVNPHLYRPAIRSYALAVCTGAGMFGLMGAYAAGSTQHLKTSIYIFVLVVVVLVVIALLLLVFLLKERNNIPEDTAGELEPIEVSSCTPGKEKHVMRKYLMLLGILVASVTYQAGLDPPGGAWQHSGNGYDAGNPIMHDNQRHRYLAFFYSNSTSFVASIVVIIILLLEWKDEKKWSLKVMNTTIVLDLLALLVAYAAGSSRGWKTSMYVVALVTAVLVYVAIHIVLAISCCHSPQEEESSVDPA